The stretch of DNA CACATGATGTACCAGATGGCCCGGATGTCAGTGGAGGACGGGTTGGTCATGACGATCCACCCCGGTTCGTACCGAAATCATCACGGTCCCACTTTCGAGGCTTTTGGGGCGGATACCGGCCACGACATCCCCTTCGCCGTGAACTACACGGAGGCCATCCGGCCGCTGCTGCAGGACTTCGGCACGGCCAAGGATTTCCACCTGGTGCTGTTCACGCTGGACGAAACGGTGTTCTCGCGCGAACTGGCGCCTTTGGCCGGCTTCTACCCGTCGGTCTACATAGGCGCCCCCTGGTGGTTCCTGGATGCGCCGGACGCGATGCTCCGTTTCCGTTCCGCAGTCACGGAAACGGCCGGCTTCTCACGGTCCTCGGGATTCATCGATGACACCCGGGCGTTCTGCTCCATCCCCGCACGGCACGATACGTCGCGCCGGATCGAGTCAGCCTTCCTGGCACGACTGGTAGCAGAACACCGGATCAGCGAAGAACGGGCGCACGAACTGATCGTGGACATAGTGGATTCTTCCCCGAGAAGGGTCTTTAAGCTGTGAGCGCCAACAAGGTACCCGGGCTGAACCGGGCCCAGGTCGGCCTGCCAAAGGCTCCGGTTCGGATCGTCCACCTTGGACTTGGAGCATTCCACCGGTCACACGAAGCCTGGTATACACAACACGCCGGCGACGGCGGGGAGTGGGGAATCGCCGCTTTCACGGGGAGGCGGCCGGATGCAGCCCTGGCGCTGGCCGCCCAGGACGGTCTGTTCACTCTCATTGAGCGCTCCGGCGACGGGGACGCTTTCGAAGTCATTGGAAGCATTGTCGAAGCGGTTGACGGCGCCGACGTCCGGCGCCTGCAGGAACTTGTTTCAGCCCCGGAAACCGTGATGGTCACCCTGACCATCACGGAAGCGGCTTACGGGCTGGACTCCACCGGTTCCTTTGACGCATCAGGCTTTGCCGGCGACCTTGCGGTCCTGGCAAGCGCAGCCGGTGCCGGCGGAACGCTGACGACGCCGCTGGGCCGGCTCGTTTCTGCCCTCGCCGCCCGCAGGGAGTCCGCTGCCGGACCGATCGCCGTCGTTAGTTGCGACAACCTGTCCGGTAACGGAGAGGTTGCCCGGCGCGCCATCACAGGACTGGCGGAAGCTTGGGACGCGGGGCTTGCACGATGGATCGAGAAGAACGTCAGCTTCGTCAGCACGTCCGTGGACCGGATCACCCCGCGGACCACCGAAGCCGACATCGCCGAGGTGGAGGAGTCCTGCGGATACCGTGACAGCTCGCCCGTGGTGGCAGAACCCTTCCGTGACTGGGTCATCAGTGGGAATTTCCCGAAGGGCAGGCCCCGCTGGGAGGACGCCGGCGCCGTAGTGGTGGACGACCTCGAACCGTATGAGAACCGCAAGCTGTGGTTGCTCAACGGCGCCCATTCGCTTCTCGCCTACGCGGGCCAGTTGCGGGGACACACCACCGTGGCGCAGGCGTTGGAGGATCCGTCCTGCAGGAATGCTGTGGAGGCCTTCTGGGGCGAAGCCGCGGAGCACCTGCACGGACAGGACCTGCGCATCCCCGAATACCTGGAAGCACTCCGCGCCCGTTTTGCCAACGGACGGATCGCTCACAATTTGTCCCAGATCGCCGCGGATGGTTCCACGAAGCTCCGGATGAGGGCCGTGCCGGTCCTCGCAGCTGAAAGGTCACAGGGCCGGTCTGGTGCCGGCAGTTCCCTGATGCTTGCCGCGTGGATCGACTACGTGGCCGAACAGAAAGAACTTAAGGATCCGAGGTCCGATTCAATCGCCGCTGCGAATCGGGCACAAGGAGCCGAAAGGATTGCCGCACTCCTCAATCTTGTCAGCGAGGGGCTTGGGGAAGATCCCCGGATCGTCGCCCTCGTCGCCCGCCAAAGCAGTACCTTCGCCAAAGACTCAACCACCGCCGCCGCCACGGCCGGACCCGCCCACTTGGTTCCTGAAAGGAACAGCTGAATTTCATGAAGATTGTCGCAGCAGACGTTTTTGTCACCAGTCCCTCCCGGAATTTCGTGACGCTCCGGATCACTACCGAGGATGGTGTGACCGGTATTGGTGACGCCACCCTGAACGGGCGTGAGCTGGCTGTGGCCGCGTATTTGAAGGAGCACGTGGCGCAGTTGCTGATCGGCAAGGACCCGCACCGGATTGAGGACACGTGGCAGTTCCTGTACCGGTCCTCGTACTGGCGGCGTGGCCCGGTGACGATGGCGGCGATTGCCGCGGTGGACATGGCGTTGTGGGATATCAAGGGCAAGATGGCGGGCATGCCGGTGTACCAGCTGTTGGGCGGGGCGTCCCGGAACGGGTTGCGCGCGTACGGGCACGCCTCAGGCGCGGACCTGCCGTCACTGTTTGACTCCGTGCGGGGGCACCTGGAGCTCGGGTACAAGTCGATCCGGATCCAGACCGCCGTCCCCGGGATCAAGGCCGTGTACGGGGTGGCCGCGCAGGCCCAGGCGTCGGGGGAGCGGTACGACTACGAGCCCGCCGGGCGCGGCGCATTCCCGGTGGAGGAGGACTGGGACACCCGCGCCTACCTGCGTCACTTGCCGACGGTGTTTGAGGCGGTCCGGAACGAGTTCGGCCCGGAGATCCCGCTGCTGCACGACGGGCACCACCGCATGACGCCCATCCAGGCCGCCAAGCTGGGCAAAGCCTTGGAACCGTATGACCTGTTCTGGCTGGAGGACTGCACCCCGGCCGAAAACCAGGAGGGCCTGCGCCTGGTCCGCCAGCACACCACGACCCCGCTGGCCATCGGGGAGATCTTCAACACCGTGTACGACTACCAGACCCTGATCAAGGAACAGCTGATCGACTACGTCCGGGCAGCGTCCACGCACTTCGGCGGAATCAGCCCGTTGAAGAAGGTCATGGACTTCGCCGCGCAGTACCAGATCAAGTCCGGCTTCCACGGCCCCACCGACATCTCGCCCGTGGGCTTCGCCGCGCAACTGCATGTGGGCCTGGCCATCCATAACTACGGCATCCAGGAATACATGCAGCACTCGGACAAGACCAACGAGGTCTTCCACCAGTCCATGACCTTCGTGGACGGCTACCTGCACCCGGGCAACGAACCGGGCATCGGCGTCGAATTCAACGCAGAAGCCGCAGCCGCCTACCCCTACCAGCAGGCCTACCTGCCCTACAACCGCCTCATCGACGGAACGGTCCACGACTGGTGAGCACTTCCAAGACAGCAGCAACCGGCAAGCTCCGCATCGTCGTGATGGGAGTGTCCGGCTGCGGCAAGACCACCATCGGCGACCTTGTGGCACGGGAGCTCGGCGTCCCGTTCCTCGACGGCGACTCCCTCCACCCGGTAGAAAACGTCGCCAAAATGGCGGCGGGCACACCCCTGACGGATGAAGACCGCTGGCCCTGGCTCGCCACAGTCGGCGCCCAGCTGGCCAACGCGGGCGACGGCGGCATAGTCCTCGCCTGCTCAGCCCTGCGCCGCAGCTACCGCGACGCCATCCGCGCCCAGGCCCCGGACACCATCTTCCTGCACCTGCACGGCACCAGAGAGGTCCTGCGGGCGCGTACTGAAGGGCGCACCGGCCACTTCATGCCGCCTGCCCTCCTCGAATCCCAGCTCGCCACGCTGGAACCGCTGGACGCAAGTGAAACCGGCGTTATCGTCGACATTTCTGCCCCGGTCAGGCAGGTGGTCCGGGAGGCACTCGCCGGGATTGCCGCCGTCGGGGGTCCTGCTGACGTTTCCGGCACTGCCGGTGCCGCCAGCACCCGGCCGCGGCAGTTCGACGTCGACCTTCAGGCCGCGCCGTTCAATCTCGACGGCGACGCTGTCACCTGGGTGGAATCCACCATCGCCGGCATGACCCTCGAGGAAAAGATCGGCCAGCTGTTCATCAACCACAACAACGACTACTCCCCGGAGTACCTCGATGCTGTGCTGGAGGACTTCCACGTGGGCGGCATGCGGTACCGGCCCGGGCCCTCGGCCGCGGTGCAGGAGCATATCCGCTACGCGCAGTCCAAGACCCGGATCCCGCTGCTGGTGGCTTCCAACCCGGAAATGGGGGGAGCCGGAAGCTGCGACGACGGAACGTTTGTGTCCACACACCTGCAGGCCGGCTCGCATCCGGACAAGTCCATCGCCCGGCAGATGGGGCAGGTAGCCGGGGTGGAAACCGCCGCGCTGGGCTGCAACTGGGCCTTCGCCCCGATCGTGGACATCCACTACAACTGGCGGAACACGGTCATCTCCACCCGCGCCTTCGGCAACACCCCGGAAATTGTGGTGGAGCGGGCCAAGGAATACTTCGAAGGCATCAGCGAATCACCCACGGTATGCGCCATGAAGCACTTCCCCGGCGACGGCGTGGACGAGCGTGACCAGCACGTGGTCACTTCCTACAACACCTTCACCTATGAGGAATGGAACCGGACCTACGGGCACGTGTACCGCGAGATGATCGGCCACGGCGTGCAGTCCATCATGGTGGGGCACATCGGGGCGCCTGACCTGTCCCGGCACTTCCGGCCCGGCCTGGCGGACAGGGAGATCCTTCCCGCGACGCTGGCGCCCGAACTGCTGCAGGACCTGCTCCGCGGCGAACTCGGCTTCAACGGGCTGGTGCTCACCGACGCGTCGCAGATGGTGGGCCTCACCCAGGCCAGAAAGCGCAAGGACCTGGTGCCGGCCACCATCGCGGCCGGCTGTGACATGTTCCTGTTCTTCCGCAACCCCGCGGAGGACTTCGGGTACATGCTGGACGGCTACAAGTCCGGCGTCATCACCGAACAGCGCCTGCACGACGCACTGCGCAGGATCCTTGGGCTGAAGGCTTCCCTGGGGCTGCACCGTAAGTCCGCGGACCAGCTGGTTCCGCCTGCTGAGGCGCTCGCCGTGATCGGCAGCGACGCGCACCGGGCTATTGCGGCGCAGATCGCGGACAAGACCGTCACCTTGGTCAAGGACACTGCGAACAACCTCCCCATCACTCCACAGATGCATCCCCGGATCCGCCTGTACGGGATTTCCGGCGGTTCAGATTTCACCCGCGCCGACCCGCTGGCCTACCTGGAGACTGTCAAGGAAGAGCTCGAAGCCGCCGGCTTTGAAGTACACGTTTTCAAGACTGCGGAGCAGCGCGAAGCGGCGGGCGAGACCGGCATGAACTTCATGCGGGTCCTGTCGGAGGAAGCCACCGGCGATTACGCAGCGAAGTACGACGCCGCGTTTGTGTTCGCCAACGTAAAGGGCTTTGCCCAGGAGGCAGCCATCCGGATCAAGTGGTCCTCGCCAATGGCCGCGGAGATCCCGTGGTACGTCACTGAAGTGCCTACGGTGTTTGTTTCGCTCAACCAGCCCAACCACCTGATTGATGTG from Pseudarthrobacter siccitolerans encodes:
- a CDS encoding mannitol dehydrogenase family protein, which produces MSANKVPGLNRAQVGLPKAPVRIVHLGLGAFHRSHEAWYTQHAGDGGEWGIAAFTGRRPDAALALAAQDGLFTLIERSGDGDAFEVIGSIVEAVDGADVRRLQELVSAPETVMVTLTITEAAYGLDSTGSFDASGFAGDLAVLASAAGAGGTLTTPLGRLVSALAARRESAAGPIAVVSCDNLSGNGEVARRAITGLAEAWDAGLARWIEKNVSFVSTSVDRITPRTTEADIAEVEESCGYRDSSPVVAEPFRDWVISGNFPKGRPRWEDAGAVVVDDLEPYENRKLWLLNGAHSLLAYAGQLRGHTTVAQALEDPSCRNAVEAFWGEAAEHLHGQDLRIPEYLEALRARFANGRIAHNLSQIAADGSTKLRMRAVPVLAAERSQGRSGAGSSLMLAAWIDYVAEQKELKDPRSDSIAAANRAQGAERIAALLNLVSEGLGEDPRIVALVARQSSTFAKDSTTAAATAGPAHLVPERNS
- the manD gene encoding D-mannonate dehydratase ManD; the encoded protein is MKIVAADVFVTSPSRNFVTLRITTEDGVTGIGDATLNGRELAVAAYLKEHVAQLLIGKDPHRIEDTWQFLYRSSYWRRGPVTMAAIAAVDMALWDIKGKMAGMPVYQLLGGASRNGLRAYGHASGADLPSLFDSVRGHLELGYKSIRIQTAVPGIKAVYGVAAQAQASGERYDYEPAGRGAFPVEEDWDTRAYLRHLPTVFEAVRNEFGPEIPLLHDGHHRMTPIQAAKLGKALEPYDLFWLEDCTPAENQEGLRLVRQHTTTPLAIGEIFNTVYDYQTLIKEQLIDYVRAASTHFGGISPLKKVMDFAAQYQIKSGFHGPTDISPVGFAAQLHVGLAIHNYGIQEYMQHSDKTNEVFHQSMTFVDGYLHPGNEPGIGVEFNAEAAAAYPYQQAYLPYNRLIDGTVHDW
- a CDS encoding gluconokinase, GntK/IdnK-type → MGVSGCGKTTIGDLVARELGVPFLDGDSLHPVENVAKMAAGTPLTDEDRWPWLATVGAQLANAGDGGIVLACSALRRSYRDAIRAQAPDTIFLHLHGTREVLRARTEGRTGHFMPPALLESQLATLEPLDASETGVIVDISAPVRQVVREALAGIAAVGGPADVSGTAGAASTRPRQFDVDLQAAPFNLDGDAVTWVESTIAGMTLEEKIGQLFINHNNDYSPEYLDAVLEDFHVGGMRYRPGPSAAVQEHIRYAQSKTRIPLLVASNPEMGGAGSCDDGTFVSTHLQAGSHPDKSIARQMGQVAGVETAALGCNWAFAPIVDIHYNWRNTVISTRAFGNTPEIVVERAKEYFEGISESPTVCAMKHFPGDGVDERDQHVVTSYNTFTYEEWNRTYGHVYREMIGHGVQSIMVGHIGAPDLSRHFRPGLADREILPATLAPELLQDLLRGELGFNGLVLTDASQMVGLTQARKRKDLVPATIAAGCDMFLFFRNPAEDFGYMLDGYKSGVITEQRLHDALRRILGLKASLGLHRKSADQLVPPAEALAVIGSDAHRAIAAQIADKTVTLVKDTANNLPITPQMHPRIRLYGISGGSDFTRADPLAYLETVKEELEAAGFEVHVFKTAEQREAAGETGMNFMRVLSEEATGDYAAKYDAAFVFANVKGFAQEAAIRIKWSSPMAAEIPWYVTEVPTVFVSLNQPNHLIDVPMVKTAIHAHAGSREAIRATVAKIQGKSEFQGTFNDNVFCGSFDTRL